A section of the Flavobacterium ardleyense genome encodes:
- a CDS encoding DedA family protein, whose translation MDFNWKDLIDPLFYINFEVNNVKMGIYIVLFIVFAETGLFAGFFLPGDSLLFLAGIYSNELVGSFMNISSDFANVTILASLVAVAGIIGNICGYWFGSKSGYYLYNKEDTFWFKKKYLVQSKEFFDNHGGRAIIFARFLPIFRTFAPIVAGIVMMEKKKFMFYNIISSFLWSFSLIFAGHYLSGYLLESYGIDLKQHIELIVLTLVLLTTVPVIVKFARKSKTTSEEEVEE comes from the coding sequence ATGGATTTCAACTGGAAAGATTTAATTGACCCTTTATTCTACATCAATTTTGAGGTCAACAATGTCAAGATGGGTATTTACATTGTTCTTTTTATTGTATTTGCGGAGACTGGTTTGTTTGCTGGATTTTTCCTTCCTGGAGATAGTTTGCTGTTTTTGGCTGGTATTTACAGCAATGAGTTAGTAGGGTCTTTTATGAATATTTCAAGTGATTTTGCCAATGTAACTATTTTGGCTAGTTTGGTTGCAGTCGCGGGAATAATCGGCAATATCTGTGGTTATTGGTTTGGAAGTAAAAGTGGTTATTATTTATATAACAAAGAAGATACATTCTGGTTTAAGAAAAAATACCTAGTGCAGTCTAAAGAATTTTTTGACAACCACGGGGGAAGAGCAATAATCTTTGCACGATTCCTACCAATCTTTAGAACCTTCGCACCGATTGTTGCGGGGATAGTGATGATGGAAAAAAAGAAATTTATGTTCTATAATATCATCAGCTCTTTTTTGTGGTCTTTCAGTTTAATTTTTGCGGGACATTATCTTTCAGGTTATTTGTTAGAATCTTACGGTATAGATCTAAAACAACACATTGAACTTATTGTCTTAACACTTGTATTACTTACAACTGTTCCAGTAATTGTGAAGTTTGCTAGGAAATCAAAAACAACTTCGGAAGAAGAAGTAGAGGAGTAG
- a CDS encoding heavy-metal-associated domain-containing protein → MKNLLMMLVMFLIVSITANAQEKKNKNAKHDIEINGNCDDCKKRIEKAAYSAPGVKSAVWDIETHNLHLILNEQKGSVAEVKAKVAGIGHDSDDVFASDEVYENLHHCCKYDRKAQE, encoded by the coding sequence ATGAAGAATTTACTAATGATGCTTGTGATGTTTCTAATAGTTTCTATCACGGCAAATGCACAAGAGAAGAAAAATAAAAATGCAAAACATGATATCGAAATCAATGGAAATTGCGACGATTGCAAAAAGAGAATTGAAAAAGCAGCTTATAGCGCTCCGGGGGTAAAATCGGCAGTTTGGGATATTGAGACACATAATTTGCATCTTATTCTAAATGAGCAAAAAGGTTCTGTAGCTGAGGTTAAGGCAAAAGTAGCTGGAATTGGTCATGATTCTGACGATGTATTTGCATCAGATGAAGTTTATGAAAATTTGCACCACTGTTGTAAATATGATAGGAAAGCGCAAGAATAA
- a CDS encoding TonB-dependent receptor plug domain-containing protein: MFKKHIVVAALLLFATNFFAQVTKDTLGEVIVRGSAKSIRKSYSVTGNSATLSSKELLKAACCNLAESFETNPAIDVNYADAITGTKQIKMLGLTSPYLLISEENVPSVRGASQAYGLSFTPGTWVESIQITKGAGSVVNGFESISGQINTELLKPMDDIPFYLNVYGSSDARFEVNTHLTHKLSEKWATSLLLHGNTRVSKNDMNDDGFLDNPLSKQINFLNRWQYVDAQKGWVSFINLRYMDDEKQMGQLDFNKDRDRGTTNFWGAEINTERLDVSAKLGYVFPDMPYQSIGFQTAYNTHNQESYFGLRTYDIKQNSFYSNLILNSIISNTMNKFAVGVNFTYDEYSEYFSNLDLSRIDNSLGAFFEYTYDNADDFSFVAGLRADGHNRLGFFLTPRLHVRYNPWDQAVLRVSAGRGKRAANIFAENQQLLASSRSFDIQNNNGDIYGLNPEIAWNYGISFMQKFNLFTKSAEVVFDFYRTDFQNKVVTDLYQSPQQVAFYDLEGSAYANSFQAEFNLEIIKHLDLRTAYKFYDISTDYTSGKMQQPLQAEHRFFANLGFQTHILDKGQQWKFDVTYNWNGEQKLPFTATNPVEYRLPENSPSYSLVNAQITRTFSSTFEIYVGGENIGNYKQANPILGSDAPFGTYFDSSIVYAPVFGQMYYAGLRFKIK, translated from the coding sequence ATGTTTAAAAAACATATAGTAGTTGCAGCACTTTTGCTGTTTGCTACCAATTTCTTTGCACAAGTAACAAAAGATACTTTGGGCGAGGTGATCGTTCGAGGATCTGCAAAAAGTATCCGAAAATCCTACAGTGTTACAGGAAATTCCGCCACACTAAGTTCCAAAGAATTACTAAAAGCCGCTTGTTGCAATCTTGCCGAAAGTTTTGAAACCAATCCTGCTATCGATGTTAATTATGCCGATGCAATCACCGGAACTAAGCAAATAAAAATGCTAGGTCTTACAAGTCCTTATCTATTAATTTCTGAAGAAAATGTTCCTTCGGTTCGCGGAGCATCACAAGCTTATGGACTTTCTTTTACGCCGGGCACTTGGGTCGAAAGTATTCAGATTACCAAAGGTGCGGGAAGCGTGGTCAACGGTTTCGAAAGTATTTCGGGACAGATTAATACCGAACTTTTAAAGCCAATGGATGACATTCCGTTTTATTTAAATGTTTACGGCTCATCTGATGCGCGATTTGAAGTAAATACACATCTCACTCATAAATTATCCGAGAAATGGGCAACATCACTTTTACTTCACGGAAATACGAGAGTATCAAAAAACGATATGAACGATGATGGATTTCTTGACAATCCACTTTCAAAACAAATCAATTTTTTAAATCGCTGGCAGTACGTCGATGCTCAAAAAGGTTGGGTAAGTTTTATAAATCTCCGATATATGGACGATGAAAAACAAATGGGGCAGTTGGATTTTAACAAGGATCGCGACCGTGGAACAACAAATTTTTGGGGAGCAGAAATCAATACCGAAAGGTTGGATGTTTCGGCCAAACTTGGTTATGTTTTTCCAGATATGCCGTATCAAAGCATAGGATTTCAAACCGCCTACAATACGCACAATCAAGAATCATATTTCGGACTGCGTACTTATGACATCAAGCAAAATAGCTTTTATTCGAATCTGATTCTGAATTCAATTATCAGTAATACAATGAATAAGTTTGCTGTTGGAGTTAATTTCACTTACGACGAATATTCAGAATACTTTTCAAATTTAGACTTAAGTCGAATTGATAATTCGCTAGGTGCTTTTTTTGAATATACTTATGATAATGCTGACGACTTTAGCTTTGTTGCTGGTCTTCGCGCTGATGGTCACAACAGATTAGGGTTTTTCTTGACGCCGCGCTTGCACGTACGATACAATCCTTGGGATCAAGCGGTTTTACGCGTATCTGCAGGTAGAGGTAAAAGAGCTGCCAATATATTTGCCGAAAATCAGCAGTTATTGGCGAGTTCAAGAAGTTTTGATATTCAAAACAACAATGGCGATATCTACGGGCTGAATCCTGAAATTGCTTGGAATTATGGAATTTCGTTTATGCAGAAATTCAATTTATTTACAAAAAGTGCCGAAGTAGTTTTCGATTTCTATCGAACAGATTTTCAAAATAAAGTGGTAACGGATTTATATCAAAGTCCACAGCAAGTAGCTTTTTATGATCTCGAAGGTAGCGCTTACGCGAATAGTTTTCAGGCTGAATTCAATTTGGAAATCATTAAACATTTGGATTTGCGTACCGCCTACAAATTCTATGACATTAGCACAGATTATACAAGTGGCAAAATGCAACAACCGTTGCAAGCTGAACATCGTTTTTTTGCCAATCTAGGTTTTCAAACCCATATTTTGGACAAAGGACAGCAATGGAAATTTGATGTAACCTACAATTGGAATGGTGAACAGAAATTACCATTTACAGCTACAAATCCGGTGGAGTATCGACTGCCTGAAAACTCTCCGTCTTATTCTCTAGTAAATGCACAGATAACTAGGACATTTAGTTCTACTTTCGAAATTTATGTAGGAGGGGAAAACATCGGAAATTACAAGCAAGCAAATCCTATATTGGGAAGCGATGCGCCTTTTGGAACATATTTTGATAGCTCAATTGTCTACGCGCCAGTATTTGGCCAAATGTATTACGCAGGATTACGTTTTAAAATAAAATAA
- a CDS encoding HYC_CC_PP family protein, with protein MKTLKPTSVFLALLLLIYSSGFSFSVHFCKDQIAAISSVFSDEVVCEMPEVPAEKECCVSKESCCHNVSLSLKDASTDTVVKTFTYSFFTPFLAASFSFLPKIESQTQLIRAELPVQICSNGPPFYILYSQNILYA; from the coding sequence ATGAAAACGCTCAAACCCACTTCGGTCTTCCTAGCGCTACTGTTATTAATTTATAGCAGTGGATTTTCATTTAGTGTTCATTTCTGCAAAGATCAAATCGCAGCCATAAGCAGTGTTTTTTCTGATGAAGTAGTTTGCGAAATGCCCGAAGTACCTGCTGAAAAAGAATGTTGTGTTAGCAAAGAATCATGTTGTCATAATGTATCGCTTTCGCTAAAAGACGCCTCAACAGATACTGTTGTTAAAACCTTCACGTATTCGTTTTTTACGCCGTTTCTAGCTGCAAGTTTTAGTTTTCTTCCGAAGATTGAATCGCAGACACAACTTATAAGAGCTGAGTTGCCAGTGCAAATTTGTAGCAACGGGCCACCATTTTATATCTTATATAGCCAAAATATTCTCTACGCCTGA
- a CDS encoding exosortase F system-associated membrane protein, whose protein sequence is MLTKSNKVGRIAVAFALIIGLALVRLFESELFYDPLLAYFKSSYMQMNLPEVNYQMLFANISFRYIINTVLSLALLYAIFRDKGMIKFTAVLYFVFFIVLISILLFALSYENPDKMLIFYVRRFLIQPIFILLFIPGFLFQEYVNKKPEDSDAI, encoded by the coding sequence ATGCTCACAAAAAGTAATAAGGTCGGTCGAATTGCAGTTGCCTTTGCGCTAATCATAGGGTTGGCATTGGTTAGATTGTTTGAATCAGAACTTTTTTATGATCCGCTACTAGCTTACTTTAAGTCGAGCTATATGCAAATGAATTTGCCAGAAGTGAACTATCAAATGCTATTTGCTAACATCAGTTTCAGATATATTATAAATACAGTTCTTTCGCTCGCTTTATTGTATGCTATTTTTAGGGACAAGGGGATGATCAAGTTTACGGCAGTTTTATACTTTGTGTTTTTTATAGTTCTAATTTCCATTTTGCTTTTTGCACTATCATATGAAAATCCAGATAAAATGCTGATTTTCTATGTTCGAAGATTTTTAATACAGCCCATTTTTATCTTACTCTTTATTCCCGGTTTTCTCTTTCAAGAATATGTTAATAAAAAGCCAGAAGATTCGGACGCTATTTAA
- the xrtF gene encoding exosortase family protein XrtF: MKTYFIKYKPFLTFVAKFFLIYILLSWIYGFYLEQFDEKIFEPDGITTIVSDQTRELLQFFGVDAATAAHESEASHRFYINGKSVARIVEGCNAVSVMILFVAFVVAFKGKLKHTLLFLFGGILIIHLLNIVRIALLAQALYHYPQYQDFLHGTLFPLVIYGVVFILWVIWVNKFSVYAHKK; encoded by the coding sequence TTGAAAACTTACTTTATTAAATACAAGCCATTCCTAACTTTTGTCGCAAAATTTTTTCTGATCTACATTTTATTATCCTGGATTTATGGATTTTATTTAGAACAATTTGACGAAAAGATTTTTGAGCCTGATGGTATCACAACTATAGTCTCAGATCAGACTAGAGAATTACTTCAATTTTTTGGAGTAGATGCTGCAACAGCAGCGCACGAGTCTGAAGCAAGTCATCGATTTTATATTAACGGCAAATCTGTGGCTCGCATTGTTGAAGGTTGTAATGCTGTAAGTGTTATGATTCTCTTTGTAGCATTTGTAGTAGCGTTCAAAGGGAAACTTAAGCATACGCTTCTCTTTCTGTTTGGAGGAATTTTAATAATACATCTTTTAAATATTGTTCGAATCGCTCTTTTGGCGCAAGCTCTATACCATTATCCGCAGTATCAGGATTTTCTGCACGGTACATTATTTCCGCTAGTTATTTATGGGGTCGTTTTTATTCTATGGGTAATTTGGGTTAACAAATTTTCAGTTTATGCTCACAAAAAGTAA
- a CDS encoding GAF domain-containing protein: MTFEELKPKVNDIITETESLREEKLKKICHLLRDNIDYYDWVGFYFVNGDKPELILGPFAGEDTDHKVIPFGKGICGQVAVSNETFIVADVAAQDNYISCNMNVKSEIVVPLFVDDKNIGQIDIDSNIIDAFNEEDEDFLTYVNFEIAKLYKIQ; this comes from the coding sequence ATGACCTTTGAAGAGCTAAAACCAAAAGTAAATGACATTATCACCGAAACTGAAAGTTTACGAGAAGAAAAACTGAAGAAAATCTGTCATTTACTTCGTGACAATATTGATTATTATGACTGGGTAGGATTCTACTTCGTCAATGGAGACAAGCCCGAACTAATCTTAGGACCTTTTGCTGGAGAAGACACTGATCATAAAGTAATTCCGTTTGGCAAAGGTATTTGTGGACAAGTTGCAGTAAGCAATGAAACATTTATAGTTGCAGATGTTGCAGCACAAGATAATTACATTTCCTGCAATATGAACGTGAAATCAGAAATTGTGGTTCCATTATTTGTAGATGACAAAAATATCGGTCAAATTGATATCGATTCAAATATCATCGATGCTTTTAATGAAGAAGACGAGGACTTTTTGACCTATGTGAATTTTGAAATTGCCAAATTGTATAAAATTCAATAG
- the rpsO gene encoding 30S ribosomal protein S15 has translation MYLTKEVKEEIFAKHGEAKNTGKSEAQIALFTFRINHLTEHLKKNRHDYNTERSLVKLVGKRRSLLDYLKNSEINRYREIIKVLGIRK, from the coding sequence ATGTACTTGACTAAAGAAGTAAAAGAAGAAATCTTCGCTAAACACGGAGAAGCAAAAAACACAGGAAAATCAGAAGCTCAAATTGCTTTGTTTACTTTCCGTATCAACCACCTTACGGAGCACTTGAAAAAGAACCGTCATGACTACAACACTGAGCGTTCTCTAGTGAAACTGGTAGGTAAAAGAAGATCGTTACTAGATTATCTTAAAAATTCTGAGATCAACAGATACAGAGAGATTATCAAAGTATTGGGTATTAGAAAATAA
- a CDS encoding polyribonucleotide nucleotidyltransferase, which translates to MIPQLFVESIDLGDGRSITIETGRLAKQADGSVVVRIGKTVILGTVVSSRKASPGIDFLPLTVDYREKFAAAGRFPGGFFKREARPSDNEVLTMRLVDRVLRPLFPDDYHAEVQVMIQLMSHDDDVMPDALAGLAASAALALSDIPFETLISEARVGRVDGKFIINPSRAQLEESDIDMMIGASMDSIAMVEGEMKEISEAEMLEAIKFAHEHIKNQISAQLRLQAAFGKKEVRTYEGEREDEAIYAKVKAASYDKIYAIASKGSAKHERSAAFDEVKEEVKALFTEEELATDGDLVSKYFKKVNKEAVRNVTLDLGTRLDGRKTTEIRDIWCEVDYLPSVHGSALFTRGETQALATATLGTSREANQIDSPSQQGEEKFYLHYNFPPFSTGEARPLRGTSRREVGHGNLAQRALKNMIPADCPYTIRVVSEVLESNGSSSMATVCAGTLSLMDAGIQLIRPVSGIAMGLISDGDRFAVLSDILGDEDHLGDMDFKVTGTSEGITACQMDIKIDGLKYEIMEQALAQARDGRLHILEKLVATLAQPNADVKAHSPKIITRRIPNAFIGALIGPGGKVIQELQKATGTTIVINEDPVTEEGIIEILGTDPAGIEAVLAKIKSITFKPQMGEAYDVKVIKMLDFGAVVEYLAAPGNEVLLHVSELAWERTENVTDVVNMGDLFQVKYLGLDPKTRKEKVSKKALMQRPARDENAPREERAPRPERRDDRK; encoded by the coding sequence ATGATTCCACAATTATTTGTAGAAAGCATCGATTTAGGTGATGGCAGAAGCATCACAATCGAGACAGGTCGTTTAGCTAAACAAGCTGACGGATCTGTAGTAGTAAGAATTGGAAAAACTGTCATTTTAGGTACAGTTGTTTCCTCAAGAAAAGCAAGTCCAGGTATCGACTTTTTACCATTGACGGTAGATTACAGAGAAAAATTTGCTGCAGCAGGTCGTTTCCCAGGCGGTTTTTTCAAAAGAGAAGCTCGTCCAAGTGACAACGAAGTATTAACAATGAGATTAGTTGACCGTGTATTACGTCCACTTTTCCCAGATGATTATCACGCTGAAGTTCAGGTTATGATTCAGTTGATGTCTCATGACGATGATGTAATGCCAGATGCATTAGCAGGTTTAGCAGCTTCGGCAGCTCTTGCTTTGTCTGACATTCCTTTTGAAACTTTAATTTCTGAAGCTAGAGTTGGAAGAGTTGATGGAAAGTTCATCATCAATCCATCTCGTGCACAATTAGAAGAATCTGACATCGATATGATGATTGGAGCTTCTATGGATTCTATCGCAATGGTAGAAGGTGAAATGAAAGAAATTTCAGAAGCTGAAATGTTAGAAGCAATTAAATTTGCTCACGAACATATCAAAAATCAAATTTCTGCTCAATTGCGTTTGCAAGCTGCTTTTGGTAAAAAAGAAGTTCGTACGTATGAAGGCGAAAGAGAAGATGAAGCTATTTACGCTAAAGTAAAAGCAGCATCTTATGATAAAATTTACGCCATTGCTAGCAAAGGTTCGGCAAAACACGAACGTTCGGCTGCATTTGACGAAGTAAAAGAAGAAGTAAAAGCCTTATTTACAGAAGAAGAATTGGCTACAGATGGAGATTTAGTTTCTAAATACTTCAAGAAAGTCAATAAAGAAGCTGTTCGTAATGTAACTTTAGATTTAGGAACACGTCTAGACGGAAGAAAGACTACTGAAATTAGAGATATCTGGTGTGAAGTAGATTATTTACCATCTGTTCACGGTTCGGCTTTGTTTACACGTGGAGAAACTCAAGCTTTGGCTACAGCAACTTTAGGAACATCTAGAGAAGCTAACCAAATTGATTCACCTTCACAACAAGGAGAAGAAAAATTCTATTTGCACTATAATTTCCCACCATTTTCTACAGGAGAAGCTCGTCCACTAAGAGGAACTTCAAGAAGAGAAGTTGGTCACGGAAACTTGGCTCAAAGAGCGTTGAAAAATATGATTCCTGCTGATTGTCCTTATACAATTCGTGTTGTTTCAGAAGTATTAGAATCTAACGGTTCGTCTTCAATGGCAACAGTTTGTGCTGGAACATTATCATTAATGGATGCTGGTATTCAATTGATTCGTCCAGTTTCTGGAATCGCGATGGGATTGATATCTGACGGAGATCGTTTTGCTGTTTTATCTGATATTTTAGGTGATGAAGATCATTTAGGAGATATGGATTTCAAAGTAACTGGAACTTCTGAAGGAATTACAGCATGTCAGATGGACATCAAAATTGATGGATTGAAATACGAAATCATGGAGCAAGCATTAGCTCAAGCTCGTGATGGACGTTTGCATATTTTGGAGAAATTAGTGGCAACACTAGCTCAACCAAATGCAGATGTAAAAGCACACTCTCCAAAAATCATTACAAGAAGAATTCCAAATGCATTTATTGGAGCTTTGATTGGACCTGGTGGAAAAGTGATTCAAGAATTACAAAAAGCTACTGGAACTACAATTGTTATTAATGAAGATCCGGTTACCGAAGAAGGAATTATTGAAATTTTAGGAACTGATCCAGCTGGAATCGAAGCAGTATTAGCAAAAATCAAATCAATTACTTTCAAACCTCAAATGGGCGAAGCTTATGACGTAAAAGTTATAAAAATGCTTGATTTTGGTGCAGTAGTTGAGTATCTTGCGGCACCAGGAAACGAAGTTTTACTTCACGTATCTGAATTGGCATGGGAACGTACTGAAAATGTGACTGATGTTGTGAATATGGGAGATTTGTTCCAAGTGAAATACTTAGGACTTGATCCAAAAACTAGAAAGGAAAAAGTATCGAAGAAAGCTTTGATGCAAAGACCTGCTAGAGACGAAAATGCTCCAAGAGAAGAAAGAGCGCCGCGTCCAGAAAGACGTGACGACCGAAAATAA
- a CDS encoding TMEM175 family protein has protein sequence MKTGRLEAFSDGVLAIIITIMVLELKAPEGSGFAALRPVLPVFLTYLLSFVYVGIYWNNHHHLFQAVKLVNGKILWANLNLLFWLSFFPFVTGWMGKNHFEANPTALYGAVLLMAAIAFRIVIYCVVQNEGEASSIGRVYSTDKRMNLSLFLYTLGMAVSFIFPIISLLIYLGVALMWIVPDPRIEKALKD, from the coding sequence ATGAAAACTGGCCGACTAGAAGCCTTTAGCGATGGCGTTTTGGCGATTATCATTACTATAATGGTATTAGAATTAAAAGCACCAGAAGGCTCGGGTTTTGCGGCATTAAGGCCGGTCTTACCGGTTTTTCTGACGTATTTGTTAAGTTTTGTTTATGTGGGAATTTATTGGAACAACCATCACCATCTTTTTCAAGCGGTAAAGTTGGTCAACGGAAAAATCCTTTGGGCGAATCTAAATCTTCTATTTTGGCTCTCATTCTTTCCATTTGTCACCGGTTGGATGGGGAAAAATCATTTTGAAGCTAATCCTACTGCACTTTATGGCGCGGTTTTATTGATGGCTGCTATAGCTTTTCGAATTGTAATTTATTGCGTCGTGCAAAATGAAGGTGAGGCATCAAGTATTGGAAGAGTTTATAGCACAGATAAAAGAATGAATCTTTCACTTTTTTTATATACTTTGGGAATGGCAGTTTCCTTTATCTTTCCAATTATCAGTTTGCTCATTTACTTAGGAGTAGCACTGATGTGGATAGTGCCCGATCCGAGAATCGAAAAGGCCTTGAAGGATTAA
- a CDS encoding pirin family protein has protein sequence MSNTELIIEERAADIGNFMVGRLLPFRQKRSVGPFSFIDHMGPAAMTKDEHLDVPPHPHIGLSTLTYLFEGSIQHKDSLGSDLEIKPGAVNWMTAGKGVVHSERTPEYLRNGDKTLHGLQIWVALPKHLEDSEPSFTHIEEKDIPQWQEQGASFKLIAGKAFGKSSPVPVHSDLYFIEIKSTTKQQITVGEDLYGESALYILDGSINADGHNYGNKQILVAKDTKLCSFEIEENSAIYIFGGIPFEEERFIHWNFVHSDKEVIEKAKINWENQNLEAFPKVVGDDQEYVPLPKPRRL, from the coding sequence ATGTCAAATACCGAATTGATAATAGAAGAACGCGCCGCCGATATTGGAAACTTTATGGTGGGCAGACTTTTGCCATTTAGGCAGAAACGTTCAGTAGGTCCTTTTTCATTTATAGATCACATGGGGCCAGCTGCGATGACCAAAGATGAACATCTTGATGTGCCGCCTCATCCGCACATTGGTTTATCTACTTTAACCTATCTTTTTGAAGGCTCAATTCAGCACAAAGACAGCCTTGGTTCCGATTTAGAAATTAAGCCAGGAGCGGTGAATTGGATGACTGCGGGCAAGGGAGTTGTACATTCAGAAAGAACACCTGAATATTTGCGCAATGGCGACAAAACCTTGCATGGACTGCAAATATGGGTGGCGTTGCCAAAACATTTGGAAGATTCCGAACCTAGTTTTACGCATATCGAAGAAAAAGATATTCCGCAATGGCAAGAGCAAGGAGCATCATTTAAATTGATTGCAGGAAAGGCTTTTGGCAAATCTTCACCAGTTCCAGTACACAGTGACTTGTATTTTATCGAAATAAAAAGCACTACTAAGCAGCAAATTACAGTTGGAGAAGATCTTTATGGCGAAAGCGCACTTTATATTTTAGACGGTAGCATCAATGCTGACGGTCATAATTATGGGAACAAGCAAATTTTGGTCGCCAAAGACACCAAACTTTGCTCTTTTGAAATAGAAGAAAACAGTGCAATTTACATTTTTGGAGGAATTCCGTTTGAAGAGGAGCGCTTTATCCATTGGAATTTTGTTCATTCAGATAAAGAGGTAATAGAAAAAGCAAAAATAAATTGGGAGAATCAAAACTTAGAGGCTTTTCCTAAAGTTGTTGGGGATGATCAAGAATATGTGCCTCTGCCAAAACCACGCAGATTATGA
- a CDS encoding GNAT family N-acetyltransferase — translation MSTKIEKEDNGKKGRFVIYEDDKEAGEMTFTWAGEEKFIIDHTGVDEAYGGKGYAKQLVLAGIDFARKNDLKIIPLCPYAKKTIDRDPSLQDVLA, via the coding sequence ATGAGCACAAAAATTGAAAAAGAAGATAACGGAAAAAAAGGACGTTTTGTGATTTATGAAGATGATAAAGAGGCGGGCGAAATGACCTTTACTTGGGCTGGCGAAGAAAAATTTATTATCGATCATACTGGAGTTGACGAAGCTTATGGAGGAAAAGGATACGCCAAGCAACTTGTCTTGGCAGGAATAGATTTCGCTAGAAAAAACGATCTCAAAATTATTCCACTTTGTCCGTATGCTAAAAAAACCATCGATAGAGATCCGAGTTTGCAAGATGTGTTAGCGTAA
- a CDS encoding DUF5996 family protein codes for MADQTLFPDLPLHEWIKTKETLHRYLQIVGKLRMSLMPKQNHWWHITLYVDTVGSTTRPIPNRDFTFIVNFDFIDHQLNVTTSGGERLYFDLVDGLSVADFYNNLKDIFAELNIDFDILSEPYDLSDAIPFDKCHIHHSYDKAAVHNAWKILREVDVILKEFKGRSFSKTCPVQIYWHHLDLVVTRFSGKRGPEMNTTSQVELEAYSHEVISFGFWFGDDTIKEPAFYSYTYPSPKNIDQEPLEPSSAKWVDSNGSPMALLLYKDIKDGKNPQKDILDFLESSYQAGAKLAGWDIKDLEVPKG; via the coding sequence ATGGCTGATCAGACTCTATTCCCAGATCTTCCATTGCACGAATGGATTAAAACAAAAGAAACGCTACACCGTTATTTGCAAATAGTTGGAAAACTGCGAATGTCATTGATGCCAAAGCAAAATCATTGGTGGCACATCACTTTGTACGTTGATACCGTTGGAAGCACTACGCGACCTATCCCGAATCGCGATTTTACTTTTATCGTAAATTTTGATTTTATCGACCATCAACTAAATGTGACTACTAGCGGAGGCGAACGTCTTTACTTTGATCTTGTCGATGGTCTTTCGGTTGCGGACTTTTATAATAATTTGAAGGACATTTTCGCAGAATTAAATATTGATTTTGATATCCTATCCGAACCGTATGATTTGTCTGATGCAATTCCGTTTGATAAATGCCACATTCATCACAGCTACGACAAAGCTGCCGTGCACAACGCGTGGAAAATTCTACGAGAAGTAGATGTGATTCTCAAAGAATTTAAGGGAAGATCTTTTAGCAAAACTTGTCCAGTGCAGATTTATTGGCACCATCTTGATCTAGTGGTAACACGCTTCTCGGGAAAAAGAGGCCCAGAAATGAATACTACTTCGCAAGTAGAATTAGAAGCTTACTCGCACGAGGTAATTAGTTTCGGATTCTGGTTTGGTGACGATACCATCAAAGAGCCAGCTTTTTATTCGTATACGTATCCGTCGCCAAAAAATATCGATCAAGAACCTTTAGAGCCAAGCAGTGCAAAGTGGGTAGATTCTAATGGAAGTCCAATGGCATTGCTGCTTTATAAAGATATTAAAGACGGTAAAAATCCTCAAAAAGATATTTTAGATTTCCTAGAAAGTAGTTATCAAGCTGGAGCTAAATTGGCAGGTTGGGATATTAAAGATTTAGAAGTTCCAAAAGGATAA